Proteins from a genomic interval of Lolium perenne isolate Kyuss_39 chromosome 1, Kyuss_2.0, whole genome shotgun sequence:
- the LOC127318738 gene encoding protein LURP-one-related 8: MAKVYPNVAVPSLALPAAAAAVAGDEEPVTLTVWRKSLLFNCRGFTVFDASGNLVYRVDSYASDSRAEVVLMDAAGRPVLTVRRKKRAIGLVGGDQWLVFPGEDTRAPPLYAVKRRGAVIVGGSGGNKSMAHVAACGGAVGGGRYEVEGSYARRCCVVYDERRRAVAEVRPKEAMVGTDVFRMVVRPAAAGMDVSLAMAVVLALDEMFGKPSLLRNWSS, translated from the coding sequence ATGGCGAAGGTGTACCCGAACGTGGCCGTGCCTTCCCTGGCGCTTccagcggcggcggctgcggtGGCCGGCGACGAGGAGCCGGTGACACTGACGGTGTGGCGCAAGTCGCTGCTGTTCAACTGCCGGGGGTTCACGGTGTTCGACGCCAGCGGTAACCTGGTGTACCGCGTGGACAGCTACGCGTCCGACTCCCGCGCGGAGGTGGTCCTCATGGACGCCGCGGGCCGCCCCGTGCTGACCGTCCGCCGCAAGAAGAGGGCCATCGGCCTCGTGGGCGGCGACCAGTGGCTGGTGTTCCCCGGCGAGGACACGCGCGCGCCGCCGCTCTACGCGGTGAAGCGTCGCGGCGCCGTCATcgtcggcggcagcggcggaaaCAAGTCGATGGCGCACgtcgcggcgtgcggcggcgccgtGGGAGGCGGGCGGTACGAGGTGGAGGGGTCGTACGCGCGGCGGTGCTGCGTGGTGTACGACGAGCGACGGCGCGCCGTGGCGGAGGTGCGGCCGAAGGAGGCGATGGTGGGGACGGACGTGTTCCGGATGGTggtgcggccggcggcggcggggatggACGTGTCGCTGGCCATGGCCGTGGTGCTGGCGCTGGAcgagatgttcgggaagccgtccCTCCTCAGGAACTGGTCCTCCTAG